TGGGGTGGCAGATGACGGACCGAACGGGCCATTTCATCTCGGAATCCAGCGTGTACCGCATTCTGAAGGCGCACGACCTGATCACGAGCCCGGCCTACGTCTTGATCCGCGCTGCCGACCGCTTCCAGCATCCGACCAAGCGACCGAATGAGCTTTGGCAGACGGATTTTACGTATCTGCGCGTCGTGAGCTGGGGCTGGTACTACCTGTCGACCGTGCTCGACGATGACTCGCGCTACATCCTGGCGTGGACGCTCGGCACGACGATGAAGGCGTCGGACGTGACCGAGACACTCGACCTTGCGCGAGCGAAGACGGGAGTGGACGAGGTGCGGGTCGTGCATCGACCTCGACTGCTGAGCGACAACGGCCCCTGCTACGTCTCGGGCGATCTTGCGACCTACCTGGGTCGCCACGGTATGGAACACACACGAGGAGCGCCGTACCATCCGCAGACGCAGGGAAAGATCGAGCGCTACCACCGCTCGATGAAGAACGTGGTGAAGCTCGAGAACTACTACAGCCCGTGGGAGCTGGAGCGTGCGATCGGTCGCTTCGTGGAGCACTACAACCACCGGCGCTACCACGAGTCACTGGACAACGTGACTCCAGCCGATGCATATCATGGGCGGCGCACCGCGATCCTGACGCGCCGAGAACAGATCAAGAACAAGACAATGGCTCGTCGTAAGCGACAGAATCTACGAGCTGCGTAGGCGAGCAAACGCGCCGGAAGTGTCTCTTAGAAAGAGGCCCCAAAGATCCCGACGTCTTTGACGACGTACACTCAAGTACGCACCTCTCGTCCGGGGTACGCTTGATCTCCGCGTCTGTCTTCGGATAGGTTTCGCGCGAGATTATAACGAATATCGAGAGAGGTGACGAACCGTGAGTAAGAAGAATGTGAGCGATGCCTTGTGGGAAATGCTGGCCGACGCCGGAGTCAAGCGTTGTTACGGCATCGTCGGCGATGCCATGAATCCGATTATTGATGGACTCCGTCGCAATGGGAAGATCGACTTCATCCACGTTCGTCACGAAGAAGCGGGCGTCTTTGCGGCTTCCGCGGAAGCCAATCTGACCGGTGAGCCGGTCGCTGTTTGTGGTACGGCGGGCCCCGGAGTCACGCACCTGATCAACGGACTCATCGATGCGCGCAAGGAAGGGGCCCCGGTCATCGCGATTGCTGGCGATACGGTCAGTTCGGTGATCGATACGGGAATGCTCGAGGAGTTGAACCCGTATGCCTTCTTTTCCACAGCATCACGCTACACGGGCCGTATCGTGAACCCGGAGCAGACGCGCGCGGTGGTGCAGACAGCCATTCGGGTCGCGATTGCGGAAAATGGACCGACGGTCGTCGCGATCCCTGGAGACGTCGCCGCACAGCCCGCGCCGGACCACTCCTTTGAAGCTGTGCGCTACAATACCCCGGTGCTGCGGCCGAGCGAGACCGATCTCGACGCGCTCGCCAAGGCCATCAACGAGGCGAAAAAGATCACGATCTTCGGTGGAGCCGGTTGCGAGAAGGCTCACGACGAAGTGGTAGAGTTGGCAACCAAGCTCAAAGCTCCCGTTGGATACGCCTACCGGGGCAAGCAATGGCTGGAATGGGAGAATCCGAACGCCGTGGGGATGTCGGGGCTGATCGGTTGGGGGGGTGCCTACGAGGCCATGCACGAGGCCGACCTCCTGCTTCTGCTCGGAACCGATTTCCCGTTCTCCGAATTCTATCCGACGAAGAACGTCACGAAGGTGCAGATCGACAAGAGCCCAGTGCATCTAGGGCGCCGTACGCATCTGGACATGGCCCTTGTCGGGCACGTGAAGGATACGGTCGAAGCGCTGTTGCCCCTGTTGACGGAGAAGACCGATTCCAAGCACCTCGACAAGGCGCTCGAGAAGACCGAGAAGTCGCGTGAGGTCATGGCGCGCTACGTCACCCACGGCCCTGACATCAAGCCTCTTCGTCCCGAATACCTGACCAGTACGATCAATGATGTAGCGGATGATAATGCGATCTTCTCGGCGGATACTGGTACGCCGTGCATCTGGATGGCGCGCTATATCCATGGCAAGAGGAATCGTCGATTGATTGGTTCTCTCTCCTGGGCGTCGATGGCCAACGCGATGTCCAACGCAATGGGCGCCTCTTTGTCGCATCCCGGCCGCCAATGCATTGCCCTGTGCGGAGATGGCGGTTTCAGCATGATGATGGGGGACTTGCTGACGATTGTGGAGCGAAACCTTCCCGTGAAGGTCGTGATCTTCGACAATAGCAAGCTTGACTTCGTCCATATCGAGCAGGAGGAGGCGGGACTCGAACCGTTCGGCACGGAATTCAAGAACCCCAACTTCCAGAAGGTTGCGGAGGCCATGGGCGCATTCTCGGTACGGATCGAGGAACCGAAGGACGTTCCCGAAGCCGTCCGGGCAGCATTGAGCCATGATGGACCTGCGGTGATCGACGCCGTGGTGGATCCATTGGCGCTTTCGCTACCACCGCATATTACCTTCGGGATGGCCGAGGGCTTTTCGCTCAGTCTCGCGAAACAGGCACTGGCGGGCCGTCTGGATGATGTGTTGGAAACCGGCACTCGTAATATTCGCCTGGTCTGACAAGCGCCGCTCTACGGCCCATCCGGGATCCAGGGCAGACCTCCCGCGGGAGGTTTCACCCCTGGATCGAGGGTGGCTATGGCTCGGCTAGCCCCTTGCCGACAGCGCGGTTCGGAAAACTAGGCGTTCGACTTTTCTTTTTTCAAAATCAACGCGAAGGCGATCAGCTGCAGGATCAGCATCCCGAGAAATGCCAGAGGTTAATGGGCACGCCGAGTGGCATCGGCTCGACGCCGCCTTCTCCCAAAAAGACCCCGCCGTACAGAGGTATCGTAATGCCCGAGATCTGGTAGCCGACCAGAATGCATAAGCTGATCAAGGCGGGGAACAGCTCGTTGCCCTGAACCCACAGATAGTACATGCCCAGAAAAAACAGCAGCGCATTGGTGGCCAACATCCAAACCAGATGGGCGCGCGCGTGGGCATCCCAGAGATCGTTGAAAAGGTGCGAACTACCGACGCCCTGGAATACCGGAAGAAGTCCGCCGCCAAGCAACGCAATCGTGGTCAGAATCCTGCTCATATCCCGGTACCGCCCTCAGGCTTTCCGCGGATAGCCGACATGAAGCCCTTTTTGGGCTCCAATCCGACCTGACGGCTCCTTAACGGACGTATGCGTGCGCCTCGTTCTGCCTCATGGACGGCATCAACGAAGCACGTCTCGATCAGCTCATGGAGGCCAAGCCCGACACTGTCGCAGTCGCCTGCCCGTTCTGCACGACCATGATGACGGACGCGACGGGGCAGCGTAGAACGTCAAACTCGAACGCTCTTCTCATCAGGTCGGCCCACCGATGATGGCGACGCCTGGGCTCCTTGGCTTCCCGCTGATCATCCGGCGGGGTCGGAGCTTGGTGGGCTCGCCCGGCCGGCTCGGCGGCTCGTGCGACGGCGACCTTTCGGCGATTCGCGTGGCCGGCGAAGACACCGAGAGCCCAGCAATTCATCCGAAAAATTCGAGCGAGGATGAAAGCCGAACCGGGAACCCTGTTCGGACTGCGGCTACTGCACGACGAACGAAATCGGCTCGTTCCCGGCGCCCGGGTCCTGTGTGCACGCAAGACTCAGAGGGCCGAGGACAGGCACCCTCGACACCTCCACGGATACCGTATCGAGCTCGAACTCGACCGGCGTCGACGCGGCGTCCGGCGTGAGCGCAACCGTGGCGACGTCGCTTTCCACGATCACTGGCCCCGGTGTTCCGTTGGGCGGAACGTCGGTGTCGACCGTCAGGTCGAGCAACATGGGAACGCCTCCCACCCCGTTGGCCACGGGTCCTCCGGTGGCGCCCGCGATGGTCGTGACGGAATTTGCCGAGTCCAGCTGGATCTCCGCGGCGCCGAGCGCTTGCAACGTGGCCACGAGCGACTCGTCGAGTTCGACCTCGAGCTGCGTGCTCGTGTTCTGCGTTTCGCCCGCGCGGTAGCGTTCTTCGGGCATGACGGCGAGCGACATTCCCATGGGGATCGATGCGATTCCGAGGTTGCATATCATGCCGAAAGAGGCCGTCTGTGCGAGCGAGCCGCTGAAGTCCAGTGGGCACGCCTGGGCGCTCGAGAGAATCGACGCGGAATCTCCCGACGCGCTGCACGGCACGTCCTTGGTGTTGCTCCGCTCGATTGCCTCGACCAGCTTCGCGTCGCAAGTCTCGAGATCGACCGGGTCGACGAAGACGGTACGCCGGCTGGCCCTGGACTGCGCCCGCATCGAGCATACGTAGTAGTTGCCGACCGCCTTTATCTTGGCGCTGTCACAGCGCGCACGGCCGCCTCCATTGCCGGGCGGTGTCGCTCCGCCGAGAACCGCGGTGAGGATCGTGTCGACGCATCCACCGACGGTCGCGGCCGTCGCGTTGGCATCCCCCGTGGTGGGACACTGCACGATGGCCTTGCCCTCGGCTTTTTCGAAGCTCTCGTCGAGACGAGTTGCGCAGGAAAGGGAATCGAGGAGTTGACCGGCCTTGACCTCCGCCGCCCGAACGCCGGTCAGACACTGCGCATATCTGCCCGTCGCGATCTCCTTCTTGGCTCGGCAGCGACCGTCGGGAACGACTTCGGGGGTGTGTTGCACGACGTCGGTGGCTTCGCTCCGCGCCACGAACGTCGCACCATCGTTCTTCGAAATCGAGGTGGAGAAGTTTGCCTCCCAACAGACGTCCTTGTTGCGGATCTGCACGCGCGCAACACCGTCTTCGGGCACGAGGGGAAGCGGCGGGAGATTCAGGTCCTGCCCTTTGCCCTGCACGAGAAGCCGGGCCTTCCCGTCGTTGCCCGCCTTCAGCACGACTTCGTTGATGCCTCGATTGGAACGGGTGCGATCGCGGAAACGGTAGCCTTCCCGAATCGACTGCCAGCACGTCTTCCCATCACAGGTCTCCCCCGGAGGAACCGTGGCCTGGTAGACTTTCTCCATCGTCGCTTCTTCGGCACCAGCCCAGAGACAAATGGACGAGGCCGCCGCCGTGAACGGATCGCCGAACTCGGGCGGCGCGGTGTTTTCCCCGCCGGTCCAGCGAAACAGAAGCGAGTCCTGCGCGTCCTGGGTGGCGTCTTCGATCTTGAGCAGGCTCGTCTCGGCGCGGATCACGTGCTTGCACTCGCGTTCGCGCCCATCGGCGACCCCGCAGGCGGTAGCCGACGGGGTCTCGCCGACCACCAGTGGGGCCGGAATCCCGGCGCAGCCCGGGCCCGGACTCGGGCAGCGGGTGCGGAAGCTTCGTTCGTGGTCGACCGTGGTCGCGACTCCGTCGTTGTTCTCGATTCCGGCGTGGATGACGACCCGATATTCGTGGTCGTTCTGGAGCGATACCGTCGGCTCGAGCCACATGTAGTTGCGAATGTCGCCGTTGTAGGGCGTTCGCAGGTTGAAGGGCACGGTCTGGTCCGCTTCGTCGCGCAGCTCGATGAACGGCGCGGCCTGGCTGCGGGCGATGCCGTAGCCGAACAGAATGCCAATGCGGAAGTTCGCCGCGCTCTCGCTCGCGTCGACGGGGAACGCGTCCTGCCACTGATCCGGCACGAAGGCGATCAGCGCGTTCTGATCGAAATCGTCGTCGAACTGGAGTCGCTTCCATACGACCTGCCAGTGTCGTTGGACCAGCTCGGCGAGATGGGGCAACGACCCGGGCGCGCGCTCGTCGTAGACGTGGGTTCCGAGCCAGGGGTAGCGTTGCCAGGCGGTCCGGTATTGCTGGAGGGCGGTCGTCCGCTGGAGCGCGATGGCCGCTTCCATCGCCGTCATGCCCGCTTCGAGCGTGGCCTCACTCACCGAGTAGCCGATGCCGTTCTGGAACACCGCAACCAGATCCGAGTACGGCGCCCAGGCCTGCGTATCCAGCAACACGTTCTCGTCGATGATGATGAAGTAGTCGGCCTCCTGGTCGACCGAACCGGGGTCACCGTCGACTTCGAAGGCGCGGGCGAGAATCGTCGTGTCGTAGGTCTGATCCGCGATGCCATGCGAAGCGACGCCCATGAGGAACGCGACCTCTTCCCGAGCGGTGGTCGAGGAGTAATCGCCCGCGTACTTGTCCCGAAGGAAGGAGATGTAGGCGTTCAGGAACTGCGACCAGTGCGCGTTCTCGCCGTAATCGTCACCGATCGCATAGCCGCCGTCGGGAAACATCGAGCCGGCTTCGAGGTTGGCCACGTAGGCCGGGTCCTCGAGCAGATCCCGCAGCGGGCCGGCGGGAAGCTTCTCCACCGCGAGCTGCGAGATGTGAACATGCGAATACGAGCCATTCGCATGACTCGCGACGGGCGCGAGACAAAGGAATATGAAGAGGCTCGAGACGAGGAGGGCGAAGCGGGGCACGTGGTTCGTTCCTTTGGCTGGGGTTCGCATCCCGCCATAGGATGGCGTCCCCCCGGGACACAGCCGATATCGTGCGCGAGACGGCAGCCCACATCAAGGCTCTTTCTGCCCCAATCGACTTCTGGCCATCAACCCCCAACCTCCCCAATGGAAACCTCCCCGCCCCCTACCCGCCGGCGGCGGACTGGACCTGCAGACGAGCAACTCTGCGGCGGACAGGCGAGGGTGATGGCAGGCGATGGAAGAGATGGAGGGCCCGAGACGAAAACTGCTGATCGGCGCGGCGTGGCATCGTCGATATCCTCCTTTGCGAGAAGGAGGCCGATCTATTGTGGCCGCGCGACCCAAGCGTGGATGCCCGGCGTGCCGGTGAGGATCGGTACTCAGCCAACCGAGACGCGGACCTCACCGAAGCTTCGGGATGACCTCGGTCGCAAGTCGGTTCATGCTCGCCATGACCTCGTTCAGGTCGGCGTCGCGTGACCCGGGGACCAACACCAGCCGCTCGACGCCGGCCTCGAACAGTTCCGAGAGCCGCGATACGCAGTGCTCGCTTGGTCCGGCGACGGCGAAGCGATCGATGAAGGCATCGGGGAGGGCCGCGGCATGGCTCGCACTGGCGGTGGCGTGGCCGGCCATGTCGTAGTTCTTGCCGAGTGCTTCGAAGACCGAACCGTCGGAGCTGGCTTGGCGAGGGGAGCCGGGCATGCCGGAGAAGTGTGCGAACGACGCCGTGCCGCCCCGCGCGATCTGGCGCGCCGTGTCGGCGTCGGGATGCGCGACCGCGTTGACGTAGGCGCCCACCGAGATGCTGGTCGGATCGAGCCCAGCCGCCTCTCGTTCGGACCGAACGAGTGCGATCGCGTCGCGCAGTCGCGCGGGATCCGCGCCGACCCCGAAGGTCACCCGGTCGGCTTGGCGCGCCGCGACAGCGATCACTTTCGGGCCGGTCGCCGCGATGTCGATGGGGACTGGCGGTTGGCCGGTCCCGGCGATCCACTCATTGCGGCTCGTGGCGTCTCCGAGGTCGGCGGTCTCGCCGTGCAGGAACGCGCGGACCTGCGAGACGTAGGTCTCGAACGGTCGGACGCGCGCCGGCTTCTGGCCGAGGAATCCGAGCGCCGAATCGCCGCGCCCGATCCCGAGCACGGCGCGCCCGCCCGAGGCGACCTGTACGGCAGAGATCGCCGATGCCGTGACGGCGGGATGGCGCGTGACCGGGTTCGTGACGCCGGTTGCGAGAACCATACGTTCGGTCGAGGCGGCCGCGATACCGAGTGAAACATAGACATCGGCTGCCAGGTTCTGCGTATCGGCGAAGTAGATGCCGTCCCATCCGGCGCCCTCTGCCATCTGCGCCATGGGTCCGGCCAGGCCGGGTAGGGGGAATGTGAGCATGTGGATTTCGCGTCGCATGAAGACTCCCTTATCCAGTCGAGCCGACCGCTGCGAGGCGTTGGGCTGCGTGTTCTCCGTTGTGTCTGCGACGGGTTTGGGAGTAGGATCGACAACCGCTGCCCCGGCAGCCTGGTCGACCCAGCTCGTCCACCACCAGGGAGATCCCATGCCGCCTCTGACTCCAAGGTCCTTGATTGCCGCCGCAGCTGCTGCCGTCTTCCTATGGGCGCCGCGTCCCGCTGGCGCGGTCGATTATCTCGTTGGCCACCGGGTCAGCTCTTCGACGTACGGCAACGGGGCCGGGAAGGCCTTCAAGATCGTCATCAAGGCCGGGCAAAACGGGAACGCTCCAGCTTTCGTTCTGCCGGTGGATCCCGGAGGCGGCACGAACCTCGTTGCCATCGAGCGGGACTCTGCTCTGCTCGCCGATCCGTTGACGGCCGGCACCTGGAAGGGACTCGGCAATCCCGCGGGCTCGAAGGGCTGGAAGTACACGAACTCGAATGCTCCGGGCGGC
This DNA window, taken from Candidatus Binatia bacterium, encodes the following:
- a CDS encoding DDE-type integrase/transposase/recombinase, whose translation is GWQMTDRTGHFISESSVYRILKAHDLITSPAYVLIRAADRFQHPTKRPNELWQTDFTYLRVVSWGWYYLSTVLDDDSRYILAWTLGTTMKASDVTETLDLARAKTGVDEVRVVHRPRLLSDNGPCYVSGDLATYLGRHGMEHTRGAPYHPQTQGKIERYHRSMKNVVKLENYYSPWELERAIGRFVEHYNHRRYHESLDNVTPADAYHGRRTAILTRREQIKNKTMARRKRQNLRAA
- a CDS encoding thiamine pyrophosphate-binding protein; translation: MSKKNVSDALWEMLADAGVKRCYGIVGDAMNPIIDGLRRNGKIDFIHVRHEEAGVFAASAEANLTGEPVAVCGTAGPGVTHLINGLIDARKEGAPVIAIAGDTVSSVIDTGMLEELNPYAFFSTASRYTGRIVNPEQTRAVVQTAIRVAIAENGPTVVAIPGDVAAQPAPDHSFEAVRYNTPVLRPSETDLDALAKAINEAKKITIFGGAGCEKAHDEVVELATKLKAPVGYAYRGKQWLEWENPNAVGMSGLIGWGGAYEAMHEADLLLLLGTDFPFSEFYPTKNVTKVQIDKSPVHLGRRTHLDMALVGHVKDTVEALLPLLTEKTDSKHLDKALEKTEKSREVMARYVTHGPDIKPLRPEYLTSTINDVADDNAIFSADTGTPCIWMARYIHGKRNRRLIGSLSWASMANAMSNAMGASLSHPGRQCIALCGDGGFSMMMGDLLTIVERNLPVKVVIFDNSKLDFVHIEQEEAGLEPFGTEFKNPNFQKVAEAMGAFSVRIEEPKDVPEAVRAALSHDGPAVIDAVVDPLALSLPPHITFGMAEGFSLSLAKQALAGRLDDVLETGTRNIRLV
- a CDS encoding zinc dependent phospholipase C family protein, which translates into the protein MPRFALLVSSLFIFLCLAPVASHANGSYSHVHISQLAVEKLPAGPLRDLLEDPAYVANLEAGSMFPDGGYAIGDDYGENAHWSQFLNAYISFLRDKYAGDYSSTTAREEVAFLMGVASHGIADQTYDTTILARAFEVDGDPGSVDQEADYFIIIDENVLLDTQAWAPYSDLVAVFQNGIGYSVSEATLEAGMTAMEAAIALQRTTALQQYRTAWQRYPWLGTHVYDERAPGSLPHLAELVQRHWQVVWKRLQFDDDFDQNALIAFVPDQWQDAFPVDASESAANFRIGILFGYGIARSQAAPFIELRDEADQTVPFNLRTPYNGDIRNYMWLEPTVSLQNDHEYRVVIHAGIENNDGVATTVDHERSFRTRCPSPGPGCAGIPAPLVVGETPSATACGVADGRERECKHVIRAETSLLKIEDATQDAQDSLLFRWTGGENTAPPEFGDPFTAAASSICLWAGAEEATMEKVYQATVPPGETCDGKTCWQSIREGYRFRDRTRSNRGINEVVLKAGNDGKARLLVQGKGQDLNLPPLPLVPEDGVARVQIRNKDVCWEANFSTSISKNDGATFVARSEATDVVQHTPEVVPDGRCRAKKEIATGRYAQCLTGVRAAEVKAGQLLDSLSCATRLDESFEKAEGKAIVQCPTTGDANATAATVGGCVDTILTAVLGGATPPGNGGGRARCDSAKIKAVGNYYVCSMRAQSRASRRTVFVDPVDLETCDAKLVEAIERSNTKDVPCSASGDSASILSSAQACPLDFSGSLAQTASFGMICNLGIASIPMGMSLAVMPEERYRAGETQNTSTQLEVELDESLVATLQALGAAEIQLDSANSVTTIAGATGGPVANGVGGVPMLLDLTVDTDVPPNGTPGPVIVESDVATVALTPDAASTPVEFELDTVSVEVSRVPVLGPLSLACTQDPGAGNEPISFVVQ
- a CDS encoding LLM class flavin-dependent oxidoreductase — encoded protein: MRREIHMLTFPLPGLAGPMAQMAEGAGWDGIYFADTQNLAADVYVSLGIAAASTERMVLATGVTNPVTRHPAVTASAISAVQVASGGRAVLGIGRGDSALGFLGQKPARVRPFETYVSQVRAFLHGETADLGDATSRNEWIAGTGQPPVPIDIAATGPKVIAVAARQADRVTFGVGADPARLRDAIALVRSEREAAGLDPTSISVGAYVNAVAHPDADTARQIARGGTASFAHFSGMPGSPRQASSDGSVFEALGKNYDMAGHATASASHAAALPDAFIDRFAVAGPSEHCVSRLSELFEAGVERLVLVPGSRDADLNEVMASMNRLATEVIPKLR